In Verrucomicrobiota bacterium, a genomic segment contains:
- a CDS encoding aldehyde dehydrogenase family protein, translating into MRSEFKSFVPKARSSEEFVNVVAPFDGAVIGKIEVANQVTVETALETAHELFQDHSRKLTTWERVAILEKTIELLEKHRDQFALESAREGGKPLVDSKVEVARALDGINLY; encoded by the coding sequence ATGAGATCTGAATTTAAGTCTTTTGTTCCAAAAGCAAGAAGCAGCGAAGAATTCGTTAATGTTGTTGCGCCATTTGATGGTGCTGTCATTGGTAAAATTGAAGTCGCTAATCAAGTAACAGTCGAGACTGCGCTAGAGACCGCGCATGAGTTGTTTCAAGATCATTCACGCAAGCTGACTACATGGGAGCGTGTTGCTATATTGGAGAAAACCATAGAGCTACTAGAAAAGCATAGAGATCAATTTGCCCTGGAATCAGCTCGTGAAGGAGGGAAACCTTTGGTTGATTCAAAAGTAGAAGTAGCGCGTGCTTTAGATGGTATTAACTTGTATTGA